GGAACACCAACTGGTGATATCGGCATCTTGGGACTCCACATTACACGTACATCGCATCGATGCCCCAGACTCTATACCGTCGATCATTCCTCTCCCTTCCAAGCCCTTCTCCGTGTCTCTCACTGCTACGAAGCTAGTCGTCGCAATGGCTTCACGCGCGTTGCATATCTATGATCTGAAGGCGCTGTCTCTCCTCACAGCTCAGTTGGATGGTACCGTTCCGAACAAGGTTGAGGTCGAGCCGTGGCAGCGGAGAGAAAGCAGTCTTAAGTTTATGACACGGTGCGTAGCATGCATGCCTGACGATGCGGGTTACGCTTCTTCGAGCATTGAGGGTCGAGTCGCTGTCGAATGGTTTGATCCTTCCCCTGAATCGCAAGCGCGAAAATACGCTTTCAAGTGCCATCGCCAGACGGctgatgatgtcgatgtGGTATACCCCGTGAACACCCTTGCCTTTCACCCGGTACATGGAACCTTTGCATCTGGAGGTGGTGACGGTGTGGTTGCTCTCTGGGATGGCATTGCGAAGAGGAGAATCAGGCAGTATCAGAAGTACCAATCTAGTGTTGCTGCCGTGGATTTTAGTGGTAATGGGAAATATCTCGCGATTGCTGTCAGCCCAGggtttgaagatggaaaagatGACGTTGTTGAGGGGACAGTCAAGATTTATGTGCGTGAGCTTGGCGAGACAGAGgccaagggaaagggtgCGAAATAGAACTACGTAGCTTTACTATGAACATCTAATTATCACGACTGGAAATGGTATTTCAACCTTGTCTAGGTAGACAGTGTAAGGAATCTAATTCACGCTAGCATCAAATGGTATCATTTATAGTTCCACTTTTATGTATACATGTCTAGATCGTCTCGGTCAGTAAGTGGTTAAGCAGAAGCCTTTCTAACGGACACGGAGCCGTCAGGCATACCGAAGTATGCGGCGATAGGCTTCTGACCACCAGTACCTCCACGAGCCTGCGCCTGGGGACCAGTTTCACCGGAGAAGATACCAACATCCAGGACACCGGgaatctgcttgatggcccGAGAAAGGGCTTCGACTTCCCAAACTCCATCCTTTCCAGTGCCATCTTGTCCGGCTGCAATGTCTGCCTTGGTAAGAAGAGACTTGAAGGGAGCATCAATGATGTTAAAGGCCTGGTCGGTCTTCAAAGGGGTTGGCTTGGGTGCGCCTTCCGGAGCAGTAGTGTTCAAGCGAAGAGCAGGCGAGATGCTACCGAGTTCCCTAAGCTCTCCAAGGACACGGCTAGCAGCAATGGGGGCCACTTCGATGGGAATGTACTTCCAGTTCGAAAGGAGACGAGATTGAAGTTTGCGGGAGTCTGTTTGGGGTCAGTCTTGGTAAGCCTCTTTTGGACATTTTTCAGTATCAGCCTCACTGACCAGCAACGCAAACGAATTCTTTAGCCTGGAGGGCGAcaatcttctcctggaaCAAACAGGCACCACCGCCCTTGATCAGGTTGAGgtcatcatcgacctcatccGCTCCATCGAAGGCAATGTCCAGCACGGTTCCTTCGGGGAGAGAGTCGAAGTCAACGGCTGTCAGGCCGTTGGAGACGATGAGCTGCTTGGAAAGATAGCCTGTGGGTACGTATTTTGTTTGGGAGGTGTCGACACCGGACTCCTTGATGGCCTCAACAACGTAGACAATGGTGGAACCACTGCCAATGCCCACATACTTGGCATCCTTAGGGTAGTGGTTCTTTACAGCAGCCTGACCGGCTGCGCGCTTTGCGGATTCGATAAGATCGGCCATTGTGGATCTGAGACGAAAGTTTGCAGGAGAGACCgtgggagaggaggaacgaaAGGTATGCAGACGTAGACGAGGGTGAgcggagaaggatgaggggAACGAGGATCGGAATCtgtataaatattattaggCGGGCTATGTCGGAGTTTAAAGTGCTCTAGCGGCAGGAGTTAACTGGGGGAAAAGAACCGCAGTTGCCCTGAAGGTGGGGATCCAAAATGCGATCCCAAGGAACGTCCCCGTAATCTGGACTCACACGGTAAATTGGCGGCCACGTGGAATTATTAGGAACATGGCAAAGCAATTGAGGTTCAATGGATATCTAACACCTGTACGAAACACACCTAATGATAGCGTTCCCGCAAATTGCAGAGTTATGATTGTCGCGATGGTAAAAGTGACTCCTATCCAGTGGTGGGGTTGTGTCGTCATAGTACTTTTTGACGGCCTCAGGCCGCCGTGCACGGCCTTAGCTGTCGGCGTTTAGAATTACCGAGTACAGTAATCCCACCTTAGCACTACTGCAGGGCACCGTCAACATGGAAAGCCTTCCCCCCAGTTCAATTCAGTTACGGGTGGGGTTGATGATCAGTTATCCACAGGATGATCCGGATATCAGAGCATATGCTCCGCGTAAGAAACAGGCGTGGAAGTCTTCTCTTGAAGAGCGATATATTGCGTTACTACGTACAGTTTACCATCCGCCCAACTTGAAAAGAGAATACCACTAACTGAGTTTTACAGTTTAATATTGAGCGCCTCGTAGTGGCGCCTCTGTAGAAATAGGTGATCTTAGTGCTCTTGCTGTCGCGCTCTCTGAATGGTAACGGCCAGACAGAAAAAACACTAAACTCGGAGCCATGTGCCTTGAGCGACAAGATTATTATTAGGAGTAGACAACAACTTTTATTTAGCATTAAGTATTTAACAAGGATTTGACCGTTCGAGTGAGAATCAGTCTATATAGAGTTTTATCGCCTCTCTATGCCCGTTGCATATAGTGAGCAAGGAGTGCTTTACAGGTACTTACAAGATGATATTTGTACTTCAGTGGACTCCGCTGGCTTTTATCAGAGATTAAGTCCACTGCAAAGATTCAGAGAGTTATTGCCTAGCCGGCTCTGCTGACTATACACAAGCATTGATATACATGCAATATATGTGTAAGTATGGCCAGTAACCGAAGTTATATACTAAAATTCATCGATTATATTCTTTATTATGCGGATAGGTAAACTTCAGGTACGAGATTCTCTAAACTTTCTATCTATCTTGATAATGTCCTCCTAGTTAGATCTGTTTATGAGATGACTCTTGCTTCTTAACATGATAGGGAACACCTTTACTGTGTAGGCTTGGGGAATAGCAAGTTCTGTTGCTGAGACAACTGAGCAGCTTTTATGCCTATATGCTCTTCGCTCCTTCTCACTCAATTCTGGATCTGcatctttttttttcatccatCTCCAGTCTTAAAGTAGCGAGACTCTCCCTCTATTGAaacccaaaaacaacataACCCTCCACACTTCTGTACGATAGGCTTCTCAATGAGCGAAAGAGGAGGGCTATCACCTTGGGCCATCTAACATGGCGGGAGACCATCCATGAATGGGTTGTCAGGGTTACTGGTCCCAACAAAAAGGGTAGGAAATCTTCTGACCTAGCACTATGATTTTCACAGACAAGAGTCGCTCTTACCACGTAGGCTCAAGGACTCCTGGAATTCCCGAAGCTTGAGATATAAGAACAGGAATATGCCTTTGGATGTTGCTCTAATGTGAAAGATCATACTGGTAGGACCCATGTGTACGAATGGTAATCAGTAATCTAACTCGAATGTGCTCCTAGGATCTCTAAATGCGGACTAAGCCATTGAATGGTCCAAGCTTGAGAGACTCTAGGCTGGCCGTGACTTTGAAAAAGTATCGATAACTTTTGTTGTATGCACAAGATCTCATATAGTAGACTATGAAATGGACGATTACTATTGGTGGGGCTGTGTCGTCATCACACTTTTACGGCCTCAGGCCACAATAAATGCACGGGCCCTGTTACGCTGTGTACCCGTCACGTGGGCATGCAGCGTCTACTACGGATTACTGCAGAACCATTGTCAACAACTACAAGCTTTCAACGATAGTCAGATGCTTGCCATTCTATTCTCTGTCCGAGGCAGGTACTAGTATCCCGGCTGTACTAGTGACTTTATATCGTCTCTCCGCTACTCCCAGCTATTCCTTATCATTCCTCTTTCACTTCCCCGCCCCTCATGACTGATGCTTTTCCAAGCGCCCTGACTGGGCCATCTtccaaagaaaggaaatatgATCGGCAACTGCGGTTATGGGCTGCAAGTGGCCAGAAGGCTCTAGAAGAGTCTCGTGTACTTTTGGTCAACTCTGATGGCCCATGGAGCAACCAGAGCACTGGCGTATCAGGCGTAGTGGGTGTCGAAACACTGAAGAACCTTGTCCTTCCTGGAATTGGAGGGTTTACTATCGTGGATCCTGCTACTGTCACCGAGGCAGATCTTGGAGtcaatttcttcctcgaagaaCAGAGCCTGGGGAAGCCGAGGGCCGCAGAGACCTGCCGATTGTTAAAAGAATTGAACCCCGACGTAGAAGGAAGCTTCCAATCAAAGGTATGGGATAGTGGGGTTTGTCTTTAAATGCACTTATATGCTGATACTTTATCTTTAGTCCATTACGGAGCTTCTAAGACAGGATCCAGGGTTCCTTGCACAGCATAGGCTGGTGTTAGTTTCTGGTCCTATGAAGCGACCCTCTTTAGATGCCCTTTGCAAGGCTGCCAGTGAACTAAACATTCCAGTCTTGTATACACGCTCTGTTGGATTCTACTCTAGTTTCTCGCTTCAACTGCCGCCCTTGTTTCCTATAGTAGAGACCCATCCAGATCCGGAGACAACACAGGATCTCCGTCTGCTCAACCCTTGGCCGGAGTTGGCAGAAGCTGCTTCTCGAATTGATGATTTGGAGACCTTGGATGACCACCAACACGGTCATGTTCCATACCTATTACTACTTCTCCACTACCTTGAGAAATGGAAGGAGGCACATAACGGCAACGTTCCATCGAATTACAAGGAGAAGTCTGAGTTTAGGGAGATGGTGCGCTCTAGCGCAAGGACGTGTAATCCCGAAGGCGGCGAAGAGAACTACGATGAGGCTGTTGCGGCCGTATTGAAATCGCTGAACCCCTTTAGCTTACGCAGTTCGACTCGCGAGAtctttgagatggaagagtGCAAAAACCCCCGAGCAGACTCGGCCGATTTTTGGATTATCGCATCTGCAGTTCGAGAGTTCTTCCAGCAGCATAATGTGCTACCTCTGCCCGGCTCACTGCCCGATATGAAAGCTCAGTCGGCAGACTATGTCTCTCTTCAGAACATCTACAAGTCAAAGGCGAAAAAAGATGTAGAGGAAGTCACAAATATAGTCAGAAGAATCGAGTCGCAAATAGGATCTCGGTCGGGTGATATCCCAGAGAAAGATATCGAAATATTCTGCAAAAACGCCGCTCACATCAAGGTTATTCGTGGACGCAGTATCCCTGAAATTGATGGAGAAGCACAGACTCTTAAGGCCATCCGCAACAGTATAAGCATCCCTGACTCTCTTATTCCTGTATTCATTGCCTTCCAGGCCTTGGACAATGTTGTGACCGACCTCCAAGAACGAAGAATTCCAAGTGGATCGATTGACGACGAGGTGGCATGGGGCGCTCAGATTGATCGTGTGCTCTCTGCGCTCACGGCCGACGACCAATCTACAATTGACGAGGACGCTCGAGAGCGCATTTCGGAAGCCATCCAAGAACTACGCCGGACAGAAGGCGGGGAACTGCATAATATTTCATCACTCACTGGTGGCTTGGTCGCCCAGGAGGCACTCAAGGTTATCACAAGGCAGTATGTACCGTTGGATAACACGTGCATCTTCGATGGAGTGCGAAGCCGTAGCGAGATGTATACGCTGTGATGCGGTTGCGCACCGGGGACTATGACAGAGTCTCTCTTAAGGAGGGCAACTGTAATGAAATGAAATTATGAATTGGTGTATCATCATCCTCCGAGTAGTTACTCTTTTCCGGCTTTTAAACTGTCATAAGCCCGCTCCCATTCCACattatatagatatatctCGTATCCACGGCGTCTGCAACCTTGTCATCTCCAGGCGGCTGAGGGTGCTCATTGATGTTCTCGTCAAATTCAAGCTAAGACCTCACTGGCTCTGCAAGAACGGAAATCGCATACTTGCGGTAGATCAAAGAAATtaggaaataataatagaaaatgTCACTATACAAGCCGGATATGAAGTCATACTCAAACTTCTGTAGAGCATTCACTATCCATTCATACCATCAAGTGTCCTTTAAAATATCTGTAGCTGATCGCTCACCCTCTTCCAATGGAGCGCCGCTAAGACCATTCTCCAGAATTTCCTTGTGTCTGATCAATCTATAGGTTAGTGACAAAACATCCAACCTCCCAAGGTGATTTAGATATGGACTGCTTGCCTCCTGATGTAAAATTCAATCCCCATCATTGAAACAATACTTCCGGCAGCCCAAGCAGCTGACAATGGAAATCCAATAGGATACCGTGGACTATCTGACGTTCTCCAAATACGAAGTGGAATTGTCGCATGGCCAACGTCTgtttttaaaataatattagcAAAGCCTGTTCGTCGTATTTAGTGAcaacaatgaagaaagaagaagaataataataaaaagaaaatcaagaaattccGTAAGCAAAACATACACACAAGCGTAACAGTTAGGGCTACGAGGATTGATCGGACTTCGGGCTCTTTGCGAAGGATCTCCCCGATCCAAGCTAGTAGTGCGTATCTAATAAGAAGTTTTAGCTGAATACAATGCGTAAGCTGGGAGTTAGGAGAGTAGGACATACCCCCATCCACTGGTAGCGAAGGTCATGAAGTAGAAGGCCATGACTGTGGGCGTGGAATCAGGCCAGGCGGATAAGACAGAACAGCAGAGTACTTGCAGCAGCTTTGGTTATGTTAGACAAACCGCGAGTAAAATCCCATTATAGTATATTTATTGGAGTGTGAATCCACTTACCGCTGCACAGACGGCCACTTGCCATCGCCATTGCTTCTTGTCACTCAGATAATTGAGACCGACATTGGTGACGATTGAGATTGCGTATCCGCCCaaggggatgaggttgacaGTGTAGGTGCTATTCCCATCAATAAGGGTCTTTACAGCCAAGGACGGGCTAATGTATCTTACCTATATAGCTGTTCACCGTTGTCATTTTTCAGGCCCTGACACGGATCAGTATTCCACCTTGACACCATCACAAATAATTGGGATATACCTTGAGATACAACAGAAAATATGAGTTGCACCTCTGACTCCATGCATATTGAAGATAGGCAGCGATATAGAGCCAGCTCAATGGGCTTTTCAAAAGAGcacggatcttcttcaggacAACTTGCCGATTGACAAGTTCGTTCGTCTTAATCCCATAGCTCGCCATGCGGTCCACAGCAATTTTGCGTTCGGTTTTTGTTAACCACAGCGCCCGGGTGATGCTTGGAGAATCGGGGATAATGAATAGGCCAAGCATGCCCCATGCCATCGTTATACAACCTGTGACTATGAACAGCCATTGCCATCCTTGTAGTCCGCCTGCGCCATCCAGGTTCTTGTATAAGGCTGCTTGTAGAATACCGAGGAACATATTACCTGCCGTGCCACTGACACCGAAGATTGCCAGACGTGTTCCCAGTTCTTCCGGAGTATCTAGAGCTCTCGTTAGCTTGAAATAAGAGGCAGGAATGCGATATCCGTTGACTTACACCAGTTGAACAGTAGACTAGCAAGACCTGGCCAAGATGTCTGCCTTTTTTAAGTGTCTATACTTTTATCTTAGCAATGGTGAAGTTGTACTTACGGACTCgaaaccccccaaaaagaATCTCAGTGCATATACAGTCCTTGCATTCTTTGCGGCAAATGTGCTGCATTGAGCATTAGCATGCTATAGACAACTTAGAGGGACTCATACGCCAAATTCAATGCACCCCAAATAATTTCACAGGTCGGCAGCCATACAGATGGCCTGATCTTGGTTTGCGTCAGTTGCGACGGCACGATTGCTATAGCGTATCCgatagaaaagaatgtcGTGAATTCCACAAGTTCGTTGCCATAAAGGCTGAGGGATTCCTTCATTCCTGAAACGTATGCTTGGGTAGTTGCAGACTGGTCCATGTCCTACAGTTCATCTGGTTAATTTCAatatttttcttatcttcaaaacaaaacactTGTCCAGATTACGCCGAGAAACCGACCTTGGTCAAGCCAGAAACAAATGCCCatgtcaacaacaaaaaatCAATTTTAAGGACCACCAAGCGCTCTCTGCTCTTGCAGAGTTTCGATAAAATTGGGTTGTCCCATACTCGACTTCTTGTAGCTCGTGAGCTCTCATCATTCGAAGGGCGTTGTTCAATAACCACACTGTTTTTGGTCGTCGCCATCCTTCAGCTGGGCATATAAGCCTTTAGCGTGGTACGTCGTACCCAGTTGGAACTAAATTCCTTCATCGGAGACAAAAAGGTGCTTTGCGC
The sequence above is a segment of the Aspergillus oryzae RIB40 DNA, chromosome 3 genome. Coding sequences within it:
- a CDS encoding ribose-5-phosphate isomerase RKI1 (ribose 5-phosphate isomerase), giving the protein MADLIESAKRAAGQAAVKNHYPKDAKYVGIGSGSTIVYVVEAIKESGVDTSQTKYVPTGYLSKQLIVSNGLTAVDFDSLPEGTVLDIAFDGADEVDDDLNLIKGGGACLFQEKIVALQAKEFVCVADSRKLQSRLLSNWKYIPIEVAPIAASRVLGELRELGSISPALRLNTTAPEGAPKPTPLKTDQAFNIIDAPFKSLLTKADIAAGQDGTGKDGVWEVEALSRAIKQIPGVLDVGIFSGETGPQAQARGGTGGQKPIAAYFGMPDGSVSVRKASA
- a CDS encoding NEDD8-activating enzyme E1 regulatory subunit (NEDD8-activating complex, APP-BP1/UBA5 component); the protein is MTDAFPSALTGPSSKERKYDRQLRLWAASGQKALEESRVLLVNSDGPWSNQSTGVSGVVGVETLKNLVLPGIGGFTIVDPATVTEADLGVNFFLEEQSLGKPRAAETCRLLKELNPDVEGSFQSKVWDSGSITELLRQDPGFLAQHRLVLVSGPMKRPSLDALCKAASELNIPVLYTRSVGFYSSFSLQLPPLFPIVETHPDPETTQDLRLLNPWPELAEAASRIDDLETLDDHQHGHVPYLLLLLHYLEKWKEAHNGNVPSNYKEKSEFREMVRSSARTCNPEGGEENYDEAVAAVLKSLNPFSLRSSTREIFEMEECKNPRADSADFWIIASAVREFFQQHNVLPLPGSLPDMKAQSADYVSLQNIYKSKAKKDVEEVTNIVRRIESQIGSRSGDIPEKDIEIFCKNAAHIKVIRGRSIPEIDGEAQTLKAIRNSISIPDSLIPVFIAFQALDNVVTDLQERRIPSGSIDDEVAWGAQIDRVLSALTADDQSTIDEDARERISEAIQELRRTEGGELHNISSLTGGLVAQEALKVITRQYVPLDNTCIFDGVRSRSEMYTL
- a CDS encoding WD40 repeat domain-containing protein (mitotic spindle checkpoint protein BUB3, WD repeat superfamily), with amino-acid sequence MASNQFIVASPPTDAISALKFSPDPNSTRIVVSSWDKNVYLYELRDENGNVGEGKLLQKFEHRAPVLDVCFGATEDEIYTAGLDWDVRKIDIATSTQTVLSSHEAGVRSVVYSKEHQLVISASWDSTLHVHRIDAPDSIPSIIPLPSKPFSVSLTATKLVVAMASRALHIYDLKALSLLTAQLDGTVPNKVEVEPWQRRESSLKFMTRCVACMPDDAGYASSSIEGRVAVEWFDPSPESQARKYAFKCHRQTADDVDVVYPVNTLAFHPVHGTFASGGGDGVVALWDGIAKRRIRQYQKYQSSVAAVDFSGNGKYLAIAVSPGFEDGKDDVVEGTVKIYVRELGETEAKGKGAK
- a CDS encoding uncharacterized protein (permease of the major facilitator superfamily) → MATTKNSVVIEQRPSNDESSRATRSRVWDNPILSKLCKSRERLVVLKIDFLLLTWAFVSGLTKDMDQSATTQAYVSGMKESLSLYGNELVEFTTFFSIGYAIAIVPSQLTQTKIRPSHICRKECKDCICTEILFGGFRVHTPEELGTRLAIFGVSGTAGNMFLGILQAALYKNLDGAGGLQGWQWLFIVTGCITMAWGMLGLFIIPDSPSITRALWLTKTERKIAVDRMASYGIKTNELVNRQVVLKKIRALLKSPLSWLYIAAYLQYAWSQRCNSYFLLYLKHLHCQPHPLGRIRNLNRHQCRSQLSE